The DNA region GTCGAGGATGTTCCGGGCCGGGTGACCCACGCCGACGACTGTGTCGACCTCGCGGTCGTGGTCGGCCGCACGTTTTCTGACGCGTTCGAAGACTGGCTCGGCCCGCTCCCGAGCGGCGTCGTCCAGGTCGTCCTCTAGGGCGAGCCCGGCGGCCTGTCCCATCAGCATCGAGGGGACGCCGACGACGTGCAACACGGTGACCTCCGCGTCTGGAAAGTTCTCGAGCGCGTACGCGAGCGCTTTCCCGGCCGGCTCCGAATCGTCCATCGGGACGAGTATCCGCGAGAGCATATCTGGGGTATGGCTCGTAGATATAAATTTACTGTCACGCGACGCCGGGGACCACCAGAAAGAACACGTACGCCAGCGCTGTCGACATCGTCGGTCCGATGACCCACATGGAGACGTACTTGATGACGGCCCGGGGGTTGAACAGTTCTCTGGCGTCGAGCACTGGCTGTGGCTCGGGCTCGCCGATGGGCGCCGCGGCCTTCCCGGGCGCGGTATCGGCCGTGATGGCTCCCGGCGCGATTTCGTGGTCGGCTGTGTCGCGGGTGACGGCGCCACGGACGGTGATCGGTCGGGTGGCCCGCCCCCAGCCGATTCCGACGATTGTCATCACCGTCGCCATCACGAGGCTGATGGGGATGCCGATCCAGGAGAGCAGCGTGGTGATTGTCGAAGCGGTCACCATGACGAAAAGGGCTGCGAGCAGCGGAATCTCGCTCAGCTCGCCGCCGACGGAGGTCATCGTCCGTCGCGCGATGGTGAACCCGCCCAGCCCGATGGCCACCGTCGCGATGAGGATGCCGACATCTATCTCGAGACTGCCACCACTGACCAGCGGTGCGGCCGCGTTGGGCACGTTGCTCGCGCCGGCACTGAAGGCCATGTAACACCCGATGGTGAGGACGACGAGTGTCGTCACCAGTTCTCGGACGGTCGTGTTCGGACCGAGTGCGGGTCGGGGCAGCCTCCCCTCGCGGTCGAGGACGAGCAACGGTCCGCGGGACTTCTCGATTTGGACGCGACGGTCGATGACTGGGTAGACGTATCGGCCGACCGTCACGCCGATCCAGAATCCGAGGACCGGTGTCACGACCCACCACGAGATTATCTCGACGATGGTCCGGTAGTTCAGCGTGTCGGTCGCCAGTCCCAGCCCGGCGATGGCACCGACGGTAGTCATCGACGTCGGCACCGGCACCCCGAAGATGTTGGCGACGAGGATGCCAAGCCCGATGAAAAAGAGGACCGCTACACCCGCCGACAGCGAGAGCTCCATCGTGATGATGCCCTCGCTGAGCGTCGTCATAACGTTCCGGCCCACGGTCCAGCCGCCGAGGAAAACGAACACCGTCATCACCGCCGCAGCTGTCGATTTGCGCACGATTCCTGCGCCAACCGAGGGCCCCCACGTTATCCCCGTGGAAGAGCCCCCGATGTTGAAACCGACGAACACCGCGGCGACGACACCGATTGCCAGGAGGTACTCGACCATCTGTCAGACTAGGCGGTGCGGGACGGGATAAAATATAGCACAGCTGACTAGTTACTCGGGCGGATTCGATATCGCGGTCAAACGGTCCGGGGACACTGTGGGGCCTGGTCCCGTGCGACGGGTGGCGTCACGGAGAACACATGGCTTGTCCCGTCGTGGGACCGTTGCCCTTGTCGTCCCTGGGAAAGCGGTGGTGATAATCCTGCTTCTGTCGGGTACGTACCAGCTGCTCGGGCTGCCTAATGTCGGTGATGGCTCCCGGGTCCCGGCAATCGCCTCCGGCCACAGGCGGCAGTGTTTTGCGCCACGGGCACCGACGGACGAGCGTGACTGGACTGCGATTTCTGGCCTGTGACCGATGTGGGACGGTCCACGCGGAGCCGCTCCTCCCGAGCCGGTGTCGCCACTGTCGTGCCGACGGGCTTGTCGATATCACCGACCGCGTGCAGGACGACCGATACTTTACCCGACCGAAACGGTCCTGATGCCGGCCGTCTCCGTATGCAGGGCTCTTGTAGACGTCTCGGGGGCCAAACAGCCCGAAACACTGCGTGATAGCGGAACGGTCGGACCGGTTCGTGACCCCATAGAACACACAGGGAACGGGTCCCACAGGTGCCAGACACAGTGGTGAGGTCCAGTTCCCGTACCAAACGCAGCACTGTACGATTATGTCTCTTCTGGGGCCGCTACTGCCGCTCCTGGCGGTTTGATGAAATGAGTGGCTGGCAACGGTTGCCAGCCGAGTAGGGTGCCTCTGACAGCCTGCTTTGTACGGCGGTTATTTTCAGGCCTATAGACACATAAACGTTCCAGTAACCCACGTGTCACTTTATAATTCAGGACTCAACATCGTGAGCGACTCTCTTTAGGTGTCCCAGACTGGTAGCCTTGGTCTTCCGCGGATGGGGCGAGCGTGACCAGTGCCCGCCCCGAGACGACGGGCCCGGCCCATCCGTATAGAGTTAGCAGACACTTTGGACGATACTGTGGGCGATGAACCCGGGCCCGTCAGGGGGAAAGGTTCCCGAGAGTATGATGGTTTTGCCTGTATTATCATGCTATTTGGCTTCAGGGACGACCCGCTGTCGCGGCCAGCTAACCAACACTTCGAAGGTGTACCGCTCCGTTGGTTAGCGTATGACCGACCGCTCACAGGCATCCCAGGCCCGTGACCACCTGGAACGGATCGACGTCGGCGGCGACGCGGAACTGGCAGCGCTTCGAGCGACAGCCGTAGACGCCGTGGACGAACTCATCGACCATATCGAGGCGAGTAGCGAGGACCCGGCGTCCGTCGAACCGGATACGCCGGAGTCGTGGGAGGAACGGGAGTGGGAGGACTCGGTCGAGTCCGCCCGTGAGAAAGCCGGCATCGCCGCGTCGAAGGGGACACTTACAACGAAGACGATCAACGGCCGCGACTACTACTATCTCCAGTGGCGCGACGGGGACAAAGTCAGGAGTCAGTACGTCGCGCCGGTCGATCCCGCCTGACGGCCGGGTGGTACAGGCACGACGGGCCCCGTGACGGCATCTCACCCACCGTAGCCGTCTCAAAATTCTTGTAGCTGTCTGTATAACGATAGCATATGACAGGCCAACTGGTCGCTGACGTGATGACCAGCCCAGTGTTGACTGTCTCGGCCACCGACCCGACCAGCGACGTCGCCAGAGCCATGGCTCGCGAGGACATCAAGTCGGTCGTCGTCATCACCGAGGACTGCAGCGTCGAGGGTATCTTCACCGCGACCGATTACATGGAGCTCGGCGTCGCCGCTTCGCACCCCGAATCGACGACTATCGGCGACTGCATGACGACCAGCGTCGTGACCGTATCGCCGTCGGACAGCGTGACCGCGGCGGCCGACCAGATGGTCGACCACGACATCAGCCATCTCCCCGTCGTCGGGTCGGACGACCAGGTCACTGGTATTGTCTCCAGCACCGATCTGACGGTCTGTCTCGCGCCGTAGGCAACCCTCGCGAGCTCGAACAGGGAGGCCACGCCGCCCTCACTCTCCGGGTTGTCGTCTTCAGGAGCGCCGACAACGGTGGTGGTGCCGCCACTGCCCCGCCGCCCTTCAGCCGCCGCTGGTTCTCCCCGTTCACGGCAGCGAGTTTCGCCCGCTGGTCCCGGCTGGAGTTTGAAGGCCAGCGACAGACCTGTCGCCACGACCGGGAGATAGGACCATATACACTGCCCTGGAGGGGACTGGATATGGGTCACAGTGGTGTGCCAGCACCTTCACAGGGTCGGACTGGGTCGTCAAGCGAGCCGCCAGGGAGCTGCTCCCGATGACGGACACACATTGACCATACCGGAACGTTCGGTTCCTTCTGGAACTCGACGACATCTCGATAGCAGGGTTCGCCACGTGCCGAATTCCGGAGAGCACGACCGACACGCCCAGCGGCCGCCTTCTGAAACGGATCGATCGGGCCTAGCGGTTGGGTGGCCAGTTACAGCGGCTACAGCGGTTCCCCTCGCTCCGGTCGATACGATCGCGGAGTGTCGCCCACGTTCCCTCGACAGTGTCTCCGTCAGGGTCGGCGCCACAGCCACGGCTGCCGAGGAGATGCCAGGTGCCTGAGGACTCGGTCTGGGCCGCGTGCATGGGTAGTCGGTCTCAGGTGGACGGTATAGTTGTGGCGAGGCCGCGACGTAGGGTCGAGTCAGTTCAACTGGACTGTTGGAATATCACCGCTGCCGGCCCGGCAGACGCCCGGGACGACAGGGGAGTGCCTGTCGCCCACGCCCTTTACCACCCGTGGACGTATAGCTCGGGGTGTGAAGCAGTGTCCTGAGGCACCGACGCTTGCTGAGACGGGCGAGTTCTCCGGGCACGTCTGGGTGCAGGAACTCCCGACCGGCGGACAGTTCCGGTTCACAGTCGCCCCCTCCGGGTTCGTGACGTTCGCGACACCCGATGGGTCCTTCGACGCGGCGGCTTCGGTACCAGCGGCGTTCCGACGTGCGGCCCACCAGATAGCGGCCCAACTGGACCGAGACGCATTGGAGGCTGCAACGGATGCCCCGGACGACATCACGTTCTGTGGCATCGCCACCCGGAACGAGGGTGTCGATTACGACTGGGCGGCAGTACCGCCCTTCGTCGGGACAGACGTGTGGTCCGGGCGGTCGGAAGCGTTCCTGTCACCGGACGCGGCGACCGGCGTCTTCGACCGATTGGGGTTGCCAACACTCCCGGCGGTCGAGAAGGAACAGCCGGCCGCACATATCGACCTGGCCCGGTTCGACGAGTCGGCCGGGTTCCCACCATCGGCGTGGCGTGACGGTCCGGCGGCCGGCGTCTTGATTCGGGATAAGGCCGGGAATCGAGCCGCGGCGTGGTGTGTCGAACCCGGTGACCCACCGTCGGATGCAGAGCGCCACTCGGCCGCGGAGTTGGCAGCGGCGTACGCGACCACCGACCGTATCGAGCAGACCGTTACGGCGATGTCTGGCGATGGGACCTCCGTGACGGTGGACGGAATTCGTGACCGGCTCGTCGCAGACGTTGCTCGCGAGGCGTATGCGGAGCTTTTCGCGGACGGGGCGTTCATCGCCTCACTCACTGCCTTCGAGTCGGCCGTGGCCGAACGGGTCCAGCGCCACCAGTCTCCCGCCGACTAGGCTCTTCATCCGTGGCGGCCCGTTACTCCCTGAACTCTGCGGGCAGGTCGGTACCGGGATTCGGTGTCGTCGTCGTCTTGAACTCCGTGAGAAAGCGCTCGCCCCACTGGCTCGCCCCGTCGAGACACTCCCTGCAGTAGCTCGGTATCGGGGCGATGTCGTGGGCTACTTTCGTGCCCGTCGTCACGAGTGTCAGGTCCTGCTCATCGAGCGGCGGTTTCGTCTTCTCTACTGGGGCCTCCACATCGTTTGCTGGGTACGGAGTGATGCGGTCGTCGCCGACCTCGACGAGTCGATAGCCGCGTTCGCGGTCTCTGAACCCCTCGAATTCGGACCGGTGGAGGTCCGTCACGATGAGGGCGTTACACCACGACTCGCTGTTCCGGACCACGTTCAACACGGCCTGCTGGTCGGCGTCGGTCGGTCGCCAGCTCGCCGTCTGATTGCAGATGCGCTCGAAGCCCTGTAGTCTGACCGGCCAGACGCGCCCGGCGAGCTCGTCGAAGAGTTGTTCCAGTTCAGTGGGTGCGAGGAGACTGCCGTAGACCAGTACCGCGAGTCGTGGCCGGTCTTCCATTGCTGGGAGGCAGTCGATTCCATGAGTTGAAAGCTCTGGCTGATTGGAGCAGGATGTGGTCCCGGAGTCGAGACCACCACCTTATTTCGCCGACTCGTCGACACGACGACGTACCTCGTCACCACGGTCGGTCGTGACGTAGTACGTATGCTTGCGGTGGGTCTCTGTCTTGGGTTTCAGCGACCGCTCGGTCCCCTTGATGGTGCTTCCCTCGTATTTCATCACCAGACCGACCTGCCGGAGGGCTCGATACAGGTGACGGACGTACTCGAACTCCATCTCGAGGTCTCTGGCGGACATCCGCGGGTAGTCCGGACCGCCACGGGCCAGCCGCTCGACGAGCGTGTGCCCGTCGGGGAGGTGTCGCAGGACGTTCACCTGTCCGTCGGCGTCGTCGAGGAACCGCAGGAGGTGGTCGCCCTCCCGTGAGAGCCGGTAGTAGGTGTGATGCTGGCGCACCTCGTCGGCCGCTTTGGCTTTGACGTTTCGCTGTTTGACCGTGCCCGACTCGACACGTTCGAGCAGCCCTGCCCGCTCCATCTCCTCGCAGAGTTCCTCGACGTGTGCACGGTCTGCGTCGAGGTGGCCAGCCATCGAGCGGGGATAGTTCCCCTCGACGGTATCGAGATGGTAGCAGATGAGATACGCGACGGGGTCGGCGGGCAGCGGCGCCAACTGGCCGACGATCTGTTCTCTCCGTTCGCGTTCGGCTTCGAGCTCCTTGGCCCGTTCGTACCGGCTCTGGGCGTTGGCCGCAGGGTCCTCCTCGAGGTCGAGGGTTATATCGATCGGGTCGCCCTGGGGCGTGTCGAGGGTAATCGTCAGGGTGCCGGTGTCCCAGTGGTCGCCGTCCTCGGAACGGGCCTGTTCGAGGGCCTCTTGTACCTGCTGGTAGCGGGTCATGATGGTGCCCGCTTCCAGGCGGAGGCGGTCGGACTCGGCCTGTGCAGACATTGTGGGTAGGTACTGGACAAAGTGATGTAAGTCCCCGTGCCGTCGGGAGGTTGCAGTCGTTGCTCTGTTAGGACGGGGTATGCCATGGTGGCGCTACTGTGACCGCCCAGCTCATGGTGGCATCGGACGTGCATGCTTAGTAATCCTGTTACACCATGCTACAGTCATTTCACACTGGCCAGCTAAATATCACTTGGGAGAGAGGTAGTGCGTCTCCCCGATGCTTGGACAGCTACCGTCGATGCTCCCACCGATCCCCCCATGTGTCTCCCATTCCATCTTTTAACTCGGGAGCGAACCCGAACAGTGGCCGCATCCATGGCCTGACGACAGCTGGGGGGACTGCAGGGAACGTATGTGTGACGAGAGGTACTAGTACACATCACCGCGTCTCACGTTGGTCATTGTCGGTTCCTGAGATGGTGCTCTGTGAGAGATGGCTTATTTGTCTAAGGGTTGTCCACCATTCAGAGAAACCCTGGAACGACCCACTATCACACTGCGCGGTTCTTTTTTGACGCCATCTCTTTGTCCCTGGTAAACACGACAACAATTCGACAACATTAAAATACAAAATCGATAACGCATGGTTGATGTCTCGACCCTCCCACGAGTGGTGGCCGAACAGGTTACAATTGGATATCCTCGACCAGAACGCCCAGAACCTCGGTCCGTACGACGAAGACTTCGATTACGCCGAGGCGTTCCAGACCCTCGATCTGGAAGCGGTGAAGGCAGATCTGAAAGACTTGATGACGTCCTCACAGGACTGGTGGCCGGCTGACTACGGGCACTACGGGCCGCTTTTCATCCGGATGGCCTGGCACAGTGCTGGCACCTACCGAACTGTCGATGGGCGTGGCGGGGCCTCGGGCGGCACCCAGCGGTTCGCGCCGCTGAACAGCTGGCCCGACAACGGCAACCTCGATAAAGCGCGCCGGCTGCTGGAGCCAATCAAACAGAAGTACGGTCGCAAGCTGTCGTGGGCCGACCTTATCATCCTCGCCGGGAACGTGGCGCTGGAATCGATGGGTATGGAGACGCTCGGCTGGGCCGGCGGACGCGAAGACAGCTTCAAGCCCGACGAGTCTGTCTACTGGGGGCCCGAAACAGAGTGGGAAGCACCGCAATCGGAGCGATTCGATGCCGACGACGAGCTTCAGGAACCACTTGGGGCTACCGTCATGGGACTCATCTACGTCGACCCCGAGGGCCCGGACGGGGACCCCGACCCGCTCAAGTCGGCCAAACGTATCCGCCAGGCGTTTGGCCGCATGGCGATGAACGACGCGGAGACGGCCGCACTCATCGCCGGCGGGCACACCTTCGGGAAGTCACACGGAGCCACGGGCGACGACATGGGCCCCGAACCCGAGGCGGCCCCCATCGAGGCACAGGGACTGGGGTGGCCAGACGCCGGCACGGGGTCCGAGACGACCACCAGCGGCATCGAAGGAGCGTGGAACCAGTGGCCGACCATGTGGGACACGTCCTATCTGGATAACCTGCTCGACTACGAGTGGGAGCTGACGGAGAGCCCTGCCGGTGCGAAGCAATGGGAACCCGTCGACGAGGAGCTTCAGGAAACCGTTCCGGACGCTCACGACCCCGCCGAGAAGCACGCACCGATGATGATGACGACGGATATCGCGCTCAAGCGCGATTCCGAGTTCCGGGAGATTATCGAAGGCTATCGGGACAATCCCATGGAGTTCCTGGATGCCTTCGCCCGAGCGTGGTACAAACTCATCCACCGTGATATGGGGCCCCCGGAGCGATTCCTCGGCCCTGAGGTCCCCGAGGAGACCATGCTGTGGCAGGACCCGCTTCCGGATGCCGACTACGAGACCATCGGCGAACAAGCAGCCGCCGACCTCAAAGCGGAACTGCTCGACTCGGAGCTTTCGGTGTCCCAGCTGGTCAAGACTGCCTGGGCGTCGGCGGCGACCTACCGGGACAGCGACAAGCGCGGGGGGGCCAACGGCGGTCGGATACGGCTCGAACCACAGCGGAGCTGGGAAGTCAACGAACCCCAGCAACTGGAGACGGTGCTCTCGACGCTCGAGGAAATCCAGACGGAGTTCAACGACGCCCGTTCCGACGACGTGCGGGTCTCCATGGCAGACCTCATCGTACTGGGTGGCAACGCGGCTATCGAGCAGGCGGCCGCCGATGCCGGGTACGATGTCACGGTCCCGTTCGAGCCGGGGCGAACTGATGCCGCCCAGGACCGGACCGACGAGGAGTCCTTCGAGGCGCTCAAGCCGCGAATCGACCCCTTCCGCAACTACTTCGGCGGCGAGTACGACGGGCCTGCTGAGGAACTCATGGTCGACCGGGCGGACCTGCTCAATCTGACGCCGTCGGAGATGACGGTGCTTGTCGGCGGGCTGCGTGGGCTGGGTGCCACCTATCAGGACTCGGAACTCGGCGTGTTCACGGAGCGGCCAGGGACGTTGACCAACGATTTCTTCGAGAACCTGCTCGATATGGACTACGAGTGGGAGGCCACCTCGGGCCCCAGAGAGGTGTACGAAGTGCGTGACCGCGAAACCGGCGACGTGGTCTGGGAAGCCAGCCGCGTGGATCTCATCTTCGGCTCGAACTCCCGACTGCGGGCCCTCGCAGACGTCTACGCGAGCGAGGAGGAGAAATTCGTTCAGGACTTCGTCGATGCCTGGCACAAGGTCATGACCAACGACCGGTTCGACCTGGAGTAGCTGCTGCCCACCGGTGGGACTCCGGCAACAGGAGTTCGGCGAGTCCGAACCCCTGACGGTCTCACCCACGTCAGGGACGGCCTCCGAGGGCTACTCCTGGGATTCGTGCCCGGCCGGGCTGTCGGGTTCGAGATGTTCGGTGAGCCACCCGAGGTCCGTGCCGTCTGTCGCGGGGCCACCGTCCATGGCCTTGATGAGCTCGTCCGAGGCCATCACCGTCGTGTAGAGGTCACAGACCAGTCGCTTGAGCACTTCCGGGTCGTCCGGCAGGTCCTCGGGGTGGAGTTCCGCCGGGAGTTCGTCGCTCATATGTTGTGGAACGGTTTGACGGGGCAAGAAGGTATGGTCGGCAGG from Haloarcula salinisoli includes:
- a CDS encoding universal stress protein, with translation MLSRILVPMDDSEPAGKALAYALENFPDAEVTVLHVVGVPSMLMGQAAGLALEDDLDDAARERAEPVFERVRKRAADHDREVDTVVGVGHPARNILDRADNYDTVVLGSHGADWNRASHRFLVGNVAGTVVRRASVPVTIVR
- a CDS encoding inorganic phosphate transporter is translated as MVEYLLAIGVVAAVFVGFNIGGSSTGITWGPSVGAGIVRKSTAAAVMTVFVFLGGWTVGRNVMTTLSEGIITMELSLSAGVAVLFFIGLGILVANIFGVPVPTSMTTVGAIAGLGLATDTLNYRTIVEIISWWVVTPVLGFWIGVTVGRYVYPVIDRRVQIEKSRGPLLVLDREGRLPRPALGPNTTVRELVTTLVVLTIGCYMAFSAGASNVPNAAAPLVSGGSLEIDVGILIATVAIGLGGFTIARRTMTSVGGELSEIPLLAALFVMVTASTITTLLSWIGIPISLVMATVMTIVGIGWGRATRPITVRGAVTRDTADHEIAPGAITADTAPGKAAAPIGEPEPQPVLDARELFNPRAVIKYVSMWVIGPTMSTALAYVFFLVVPGVA
- a CDS encoding CBS domain-containing protein is translated as MTGQLVADVMTSPVLTVSATDPTSDVARAMAREDIKSVVVITEDCSVEGIFTATDYMELGVAASHPESTTIGDCMTTSVVTVSPSDSVTAAADQMVDHDISHLPVVGSDDQVTGIVSSTDLTVCLAP
- a CDS encoding DUF2250 domain-containing protein — encoded protein: MSAQAESDRLRLEAGTIMTRYQQVQEALEQARSEDGDHWDTGTLTITLDTPQGDPIDITLDLEEDPAANAQSRYERAKELEAERERREQIVGQLAPLPADPVAYLICYHLDTVEGNYPRSMAGHLDADRAHVEELCEEMERAGLLERVESGTVKQRNVKAKAADEVRQHHTYYRLSREGDHLLRFLDDADGQVNVLRHLPDGHTLVERLARGGPDYPRMSARDLEMEFEYVRHLYRALRQVGLVMKYEGSTIKGTERSLKPKTETHRKHTYYVTTDRGDEVRRRVDESAK
- the katG gene encoding catalase/peroxidase HPI gives rise to the protein MSRPSHEWWPNRLQLDILDQNAQNLGPYDEDFDYAEAFQTLDLEAVKADLKDLMTSSQDWWPADYGHYGPLFIRMAWHSAGTYRTVDGRGGASGGTQRFAPLNSWPDNGNLDKARRLLEPIKQKYGRKLSWADLIILAGNVALESMGMETLGWAGGREDSFKPDESVYWGPETEWEAPQSERFDADDELQEPLGATVMGLIYVDPEGPDGDPDPLKSAKRIRQAFGRMAMNDAETAALIAGGHTFGKSHGATGDDMGPEPEAAPIEAQGLGWPDAGTGSETTTSGIEGAWNQWPTMWDTSYLDNLLDYEWELTESPAGAKQWEPVDEELQETVPDAHDPAEKHAPMMMTTDIALKRDSEFREIIEGYRDNPMEFLDAFARAWYKLIHRDMGPPERFLGPEVPEETMLWQDPLPDADYETIGEQAAADLKAELLDSELSVSQLVKTAWASAATYRDSDKRGGANGGRIRLEPQRSWEVNEPQQLETVLSTLEEIQTEFNDARSDDVRVSMADLIVLGGNAAIEQAAADAGYDVTVPFEPGRTDAAQDRTDEESFEALKPRIDPFRNYFGGEYDGPAEELMVDRADLLNLTPSEMTVLVGGLRGLGATYQDSELGVFTERPGTLTNDFFENLLDMDYEWEATSGPREVYEVRDRETGDVVWEASRVDLIFGSNSRLRALADVYASEEEKFVQDFVDAWHKVMTNDRFDLE